From Leifsonia sp. fls2-241-R2A-40a, one genomic window encodes:
- the ftsY gene encoding signal recognition particle-docking protein FtsY yields the protein MADRTPWSLSGALRGLFAKKTIDDDTWDDLETALITADFGPDVTEAVIDDLRAKVERYHTTDPADLQRMLRETMEERLSKLDTTLKLSDRPAIVLVVGVNGVGKTTTIGKFAKFLRTYDRSVVVGAADTFRAAAVEQLATWAERAGAEIVRPQQQGQDPASVAFQTVEKAKRDGTEIVIIDTAGRLQTKGGLMDELSKIKRVVEKQAPIAEVLLVLDATTGQNGLAQAEAFLEHAGVTGLVLTKLDGSAKGGFVLAVQERTGIPIKLVGQGEGINDLTGFTPHVFAQQLVG from the coding sequence ATGGCTGACCGCACCCCCTGGTCTCTGTCGGGCGCCCTCCGCGGGCTGTTCGCGAAGAAGACCATCGACGACGACACCTGGGACGACCTCGAGACGGCGCTCATCACGGCCGACTTCGGCCCGGACGTCACCGAGGCGGTGATCGACGACCTCCGCGCGAAGGTCGAGCGCTACCACACCACCGACCCGGCCGACCTGCAGCGGATGCTGCGCGAGACGATGGAGGAGCGGCTCTCCAAGCTCGACACCACGCTCAAGCTGAGCGACCGTCCGGCGATCGTGCTGGTCGTCGGAGTGAACGGCGTCGGAAAGACGACCACGATCGGCAAGTTCGCGAAGTTCCTGCGCACCTACGACCGCTCCGTCGTCGTCGGTGCTGCGGACACCTTCCGCGCCGCGGCCGTCGAGCAGCTGGCCACCTGGGCGGAGCGCGCGGGAGCCGAGATCGTGCGTCCGCAGCAGCAGGGCCAGGACCCGGCCTCCGTCGCGTTCCAGACCGTCGAGAAGGCCAAGCGCGACGGCACCGAGATCGTCATCATCGACACCGCCGGCCGCCTGCAGACCAAGGGTGGCTTGATGGACGAGCTGTCGAAGATCAAGCGCGTGGTCGAGAAGCAGGCGCCGATCGCGGAGGTCCTGCTCGTGCTCGACGCCACGACGGGGCAGAACGGGCTGGCGCAGGCCGAGGCGTTCCTGGAGCACGCCGGGGTCACGGGTCTCGTGCTGACCAAGCTCGACGGCTCGGCCAAGGGCGGTTTCGTGCTGGCGGTGCAGGAGCGGACGGGCATCCCGATCAAGCTCGTCGGCCAGGGCGAGGGGATCAACGACCTCACCGGTTTCACTCCGCACGTCTTCGCGCAGCAGCTGGTGGGATAA
- a CDS encoding DUF2004 domain-containing protein — translation MAIEHDFFGLVDETASGGLAWDDTVELGEQTVDVELLADDESRVPEFALDSAAALIQALEGFDARARDALIAELSSRQSATTSYIDEHVEKLGDSLVDLLVYNSGDIAIDVLRSLQLLSVVIQADHSDEDEVFATFDYSIAPDETDALLTVAFDVRGDVVSVETSAD, via the coding sequence ATGGCGATCGAGCACGACTTCTTCGGCCTCGTCGACGAGACGGCGAGCGGCGGACTGGCCTGGGACGACACGGTCGAGCTGGGGGAGCAGACCGTGGACGTCGAACTGCTGGCGGACGACGAGAGCCGGGTTCCGGAGTTCGCTCTGGATTCCGCCGCGGCGCTCATCCAGGCGCTCGAGGGTTTCGACGCCCGCGCCCGTGACGCTCTGATCGCCGAGCTGAGTTCCCGCCAGTCGGCGACCACCAGCTACATCGACGAGCACGTCGAGAAGCTCGGCGACAGCCTGGTCGATCTGCTCGTCTACAACTCGGGCGATATCGCGATCGACGTGCTTCGGTCGCTGCAGCTGCTGAGCGTCGTCATCCAGGCGGACCACTCCGACGAGGACGAGGTCTTCGCGACGTTCGACTACTCGATCGCCCCGGACGAGACGGATGCGCTGCTGACGGTCGCGTTCGATGTGCGCGGCGACGTGGTCTCGGTCGAGACCTCGGCTGACTGA